One segment of Terriglobia bacterium DNA contains the following:
- a CDS encoding HU family DNA-binding protein, giving the protein MNKADLIDKIAATTGISKTNAGLAIDTMIDGVTASLKKGDRVTLVGFGTFAVSQRKARNGRNPQTGAVIKIAARKVAKFTPGIELKKAVNKAK; this is encoded by the coding sequence ATGAACAAAGCCGATTTGATCGATAAAATCGCGGCAACCACCGGCATCAGCAAGACGAACGCCGGTCTAGCCATCGATACCATGATTGATGGCGTGACCGCTTCCCTGAAGAAAGGGGACAGGGTGACATTGGTCGGTTTCGGCACCTTTGCCGTTTCGCAGAGGAAAGCGCGGAATGGCAGGAACCCACAGACCGGCGCTGTCATCAAGATCGCGGCCCGCAAGGTCGCGAAATTCACACCGGGTATCGAGCTCAAGAAAGCTGTTAATAAAGCGAAATGA